One Leptolyngbya ohadii IS1 genomic window carries:
- a CDS encoding protelomerase family protein, with amino-acid sequence MNRDEIISNYHDRLQRGDRQKLSTQERDFLVQAFIDRLQSLLSAEAIEQLCQDEIELLELGYGKGTNSTVNYLSKYRTAIAQATEAGKLPMTDATSFMFKGRKRTGKPIQALQHLAFDLMRYDNSVYLSNRKQTNIGNNERQDNPQPFNPDRYLGKAEQLLQAQEPETLAVGIAAVTGRRHTEVAVSGRFSSTRHSYLLTFDGQLKKADPIAYTILTLLPAQAVLEAIDRFRAFPQVQALAGLTSADREVAAFRARVNTRVRHHFQDSQILPLLPGFGSVSVHRLRAAYARVAIHYWLPGQGVNEQRWLQFYLGHVTPGEMRDAANSNSASHYFGYCLVNDQGKPITVTGIKLMANPLPSLSDRQVQQQQAANDRLDSDTTELDFTRPEEAVMSPTQHEVEEVAIDLQTLPEKESLPSSTTQEPTEAAPAAHQPSKPKRSKPRYRELRVNLVDLSAAADRLGLDSSGRTGYQSLLDRVLLTVPSAPTEQAIPDPNHLLAPLLQELAAIKQQVSVGQQAEELEQLRQQTEQQQQEIDRLRTELQTAHDRLAQIAAAAQGLAGVQLTPVPQPAPIQPPPVNQPPVQQPAPTPRPALGRPSFGKLSPSDRVPLAIAALIHHNQNCPPHDRWYLSGNVIATAAGANPALVVTPWLQSHPIAVEQLDQHNAAIGLNARSNGKDKDRGQLKPIYQQFIEGKAIEELRAIVQKFENQTD; translated from the coding sequence ATGAATCGGGATGAGATTATTAGCAACTATCACGATCGCCTCCAGCGCGGGGACAGGCAAAAACTCAGCACCCAGGAGCGGGACTTCCTGGTGCAAGCTTTTATCGATCGGCTGCAATCCCTCCTATCGGCTGAGGCAATAGAGCAACTGTGCCAGGATGAGATCGAACTGCTGGAGTTGGGTTACGGCAAGGGCACAAACAGCACGGTCAACTACTTGAGCAAGTACCGAACGGCTATAGCCCAAGCAACCGAGGCGGGCAAGCTACCGATGACCGATGCCACCTCTTTTATGTTCAAGGGGCGCAAACGGACGGGGAAGCCGATCCAGGCACTTCAGCATCTCGCGTTTGACTTGATGCGCTATGACAATTCCGTTTACCTCTCTAACCGGAAACAAACCAACATCGGCAACAACGAACGTCAGGACAACCCCCAGCCTTTCAACCCCGATCGCTATTTGGGAAAGGCAGAGCAACTACTGCAAGCACAGGAGCCGGAAACATTGGCGGTGGGCATCGCTGCTGTGACGGGCAGGCGGCACACGGAGGTTGCCGTCTCTGGTCGCTTCTCCTCAACCCGGCATTCCTATCTGCTCACCTTCGACGGGCAACTCAAAAAGGCTGATCCTATCGCGTACACGATTCTCACCCTACTTCCGGCTCAAGCAGTGCTGGAGGCGATCGATCGCTTTAGAGCCTTTCCCCAGGTGCAAGCACTAGCCGGACTCACCAGTGCCGACCGGGAAGTGGCGGCTTTTCGGGCAAGGGTCAACACCAGAGTTAGACATCATTTTCAGGACTCCCAAATCCTGCCGCTGCTACCAGGGTTTGGGAGTGTCAGCGTTCACAGGCTTCGGGCGGCTTATGCACGGGTGGCGATTCACTACTGGCTGCCAGGGCAGGGGGTGAATGAGCAGCGATGGTTGCAGTTCTATCTGGGGCACGTCACCCCTGGGGAGATGCGCGATGCCGCTAACAGCAATTCCGCCTCCCACTATTTCGGCTATTGCCTGGTGAACGACCAGGGTAAGCCGATCACGGTGACGGGCATCAAGCTCATGGCGAACCCGCTGCCCAGTCTCTCCGATCGCCAGGTGCAGCAGCAGCAGGCAGCGAACGACCGCTTGGACTCGGACACCACAGAACTAGACTTTACCCGCCCAGAGGAAGCAGTTATGTCTCCCACACAGCACGAAGTTGAAGAAGTTGCCATAGACCTGCAAACCTTACCGGAAAAAGAATCTCTGCCATCCTCGACGACGCAAGAGCCGACCGAAGCTGCACCGGCTGCTCACCAGCCCAGCAAGCCGAAGCGCAGCAAACCCCGCTATCGGGAGTTGCGGGTAAATCTGGTAGATCTGTCTGCCGCTGCCGATCGTCTCGGTCTTGACTCCTCCGGTAGAACAGGCTATCAATCCCTGCTCGATCGGGTGCTACTAACCGTCCCCTCCGCTCCGACTGAGCAGGCAATACCTGACCCCAATCATCTCCTGGCTCCCCTGTTACAGGAACTCGCGGCTATCAAACAGCAGGTATCTGTCGGTCAGCAAGCCGAAGAACTGGAGCAGTTACGCCAGCAAACCGAACAACAACAGCAGGAAATCGACCGCCTCCGCACCGAACTCCAGACCGCGCACGATCGCCTTGCTCAAATTGCCGCCGCCGCTCAAGGACTGGCAGGAGTTCAACTTACGCCAGTCCCCCAACCCGCGCCAATTCAGCCGCCACCCGTCAATCAGCCACCCGTGCAACAGCCAGCACCAACGCCCCGCCCCGCTCTGGGTAGACCGTCATTCGGGAAGCTTTCACCCTCCGACCGAGTGCCGCTGGCGATCGCAGCCCTCATCCACCACAACCAAAACTGCCCTCCCCACGATCGCTGGTATCTGTCCGGGAACGTCATTGCCACCGCTGCTGGGGCAAACCCCGCCCTCGTCGTCACGCCCTGGCTTCAGAGTCACCCGATCGCTGTCGAACAGCTCGACCAGCACAATGCCGCAATCGGTCTCAATGCCAGAAGCAATGGTAAAGATAAAGACCGGGGACAGCTTAAACCCATTTATCAGCAGTTCATTGAGGGGAAGGCGATCGAGGAACTACGGGCGATCGTACAAAAGTTTGAGAATCAAACGGACTGA